In Acomys russatus chromosome 9, mAcoRus1.1, whole genome shotgun sequence, the following are encoded in one genomic region:
- the Ptger4 gene encoding prostaglandin E2 receptor EP4 subtype, with protein MSIPGVNASFSSTPERLNSPVTIPAVMFIFGVVGNLVAIIVLCKSRKEQKETTFYTLVCGLAVTDLLGTLLVSPVTIATYMKGQWPGEQALCDYSTFILLFFGLSGLSIICAMSIERYLAINHAYFYSHYVDKRLAGLTLFAVYASNVLFCALPNMGLGRSKPQYPGTWCFIDWTTNVTAYAAFSYMYAGFSSFLILATVLCNVLVCGALLRMHRQFMRRTSLGTEQHHAAAAAAVASAACRGHAAASPALQRLSEFRRRRSFRRIAGAEIQMVILLIATSLVVLICSIPLVVRVFINQLYQPSVVKDISRNPDLQAIRIASVNPILDPWIYILLRKAVLSKAIEKIKCLFCRIGGSGRDRSAQHCSESRRTSSAMSSHSRSFLSRELKEISSTSQTLLYLPDLTESSLGGKNLLPGAHGMGLTQPDTTSLRTLRISETSDSSQGQDSESVLLVDEVGGSGREEPACKENSLQVTFPSETRNLSEKCI; from the exons ATGTCCATCCCGGGGGTCAATGCATCCTTCTCCTCCACTCCAGAGAGGCTCAACAGCCCAGTGACCATTCCAGCAGTGATGTTCATCTTCGGGGTGGTGGGCAACCTGGTGGCCATCATAGTGTTATGCAAATCGCGCAAGGAGCAAAAGGAGACAACGTTTTACACTCTAGTATGTGGGCTGGCTGTCACTGACCTACTGGGCACATTGCTGGTAAGCCCAGTGACTATCGCCACATACATGAAGGGCCAGTGGCCCGGGGAACAGGCACTGTGTGACTACAGCACCTTTATCCTACTTTTCTTTGGCCTATCGGGTCTGAGCATCATCTGTGCCATGAGCATCGAGCGCTACCTGGCCATCAACCACGCCTACTTCTACAGCCACTACGTGGACAAGCGGCTGGCCGGCCTCACACTCTTCGCCGTCTATGCATCCAACGTGCTGTTCTGCGCACTGCCCAACATGGGCCTGGGCAGGTCTAAGCCTCAGTACCCCGGCACCTGGTGCTTCATCGACTGGACCACCAACGTAACGGCCTACGCCGCCTTCTCCTACATGTACGCCGGCTTCAGCTCTTTCCTCATCCTCGCCACCGTGCTCTGCAACGTGCTGGTGTGCGGCGCGCTGCTCCGTATGCACCGCCAGTTCATGCGGCGCACCTCGCTGGGCACGGAGCAGCACCACGCGGCTGCCGCAGCAGCTGTGGCCTCAGCTGCTTGTCGGGGCCACGCGGCCGCCTCCCCAGCCCTCCAGCGTCTCAGCGAATTTCGCCGCCGCAGGAGCTTCCGGCGCATCGCGGGCGCGGAGATCCAGATGGTCATCTTACTCATCGCCACTTCCCTGGTGGTGCTCATCTGCTCCATTCCACTCGTG GTGCGAGTGTTCATCAACCAGTTATATCAGCCAAGTGTGGTTAAAGACATCAGCAGAAACCCAGATCTGCAGGCCATCAGAATTGCTTCTGTGAACCCCATCCTGGATCCCTGGATCTACATTCTTCTGCGGAAGGCTGTGCTCAGTAAAGCCATAGAGAAGATCAAGTGCCTCTTCTGCCGCATCGGTGGGTCCGGCAGAGACCGCTCAGCACAGCACTGCTCAGAGAGTCGGAGGACATCTTCTGCCATGTCCAGCCACTCACGCTCCTTCCTCTCCCGGGAACTGAAGGAGATCAGCAGCACGTCTCAGACCCTCCTGTACCTGCCAGACCTAACTGAAAGCAGCCTCGGAGGCAAGAATTTGCTTCCAGGTGCCCATGGCATGGGCCTCACCCAACCAGACACCACCTCTCTGAGAACTTTGCGGATATCAGAGACCTCGGACTCCTCCCAGGGCCAGGACTCGGAGAGTGTCTTGTTGGTGGATGAGGTTGGTGGGAGCGGCAGGGAGGAGCCTGCATGTAAAGAAAACTCTCTACAAGTCACGTTCCCCAGTGAAACGCGGAACTTATCTGAAAAATGTATATAG